Sequence from the Bradyrhizobium betae genome:
TTGCGCTGCAATTCAAGAACAAGTTTCCGGGTAACTTCAAGGCCTATGCCGCCGCATGTGATCGCCACGAAGTTCAGCCTGGGAAGATGTTTGTCCACGAGACAGGCAAGCTGTCACCGCGTTATATCATTAACTTTCCGACCAAGCGCCACTGGAAGGGCAAGAGTCGCATCGAAGATATTGAGACGGGTCTCGAGGACCTTGTGCGGGTGATAGGACAATTCAAGATACGCTCCATCGCGATACCGCCGCTTGGCTCCGGGCTGGGTGGACTCGACTGGGACAACGTTCGGCCCAAGATCGTTCAGGCGTTGGAAAATGCCCCTGATGTTGTTGCGATGATCTACGAACCCTCCGGTGCTCCGGATTCCGCCGCACTGGCGCGCAATCGTACGGTGCCCAACATGACGCCCGGTCGCGCCGCACTGGTCATCTTGGTCCAGCGTTACCTAAACGGCCTGATGGACCCGTTTGTTACGCTTCTGGAAGCACATAAGCTCATGTTCTTCATGCAGGAGGCCGGTGAGAATCTGCGCCTAAAGTATCGCAAGGCCAACTACGGACCATACGCTGAAAACTTGCGCCATGTACTCAGCAGCATCGAGGGTCACCTGATTTCCGGCTATTCTGACGGTGGTGACGACCCGACGAAGCGGTTGAGCCTCGTTCCGGGCGCATTCGAAGATGCCGACCGCTTCCTCGAGGATCAGTCCGAGACGCGGCTTCGTTTTGATCGTGTCGCCGAATTGGTCGATGGTTTCGAGACGCCCTACGGACTGGAACTGCTGTCCACAGTATATTGGGTCGCAACGAACGAAGAAGCTCAGAGCCTTTCGGACCTCCAATCCAAACTCTACGCCTGGAATGAGCGAAAGAAGCAGTTCTCTCCCGACCAAATCGCGCTTGCGTTGAAAGTTCTGATCGAAAGAGGATGGGTTGACCGTAAAGTGCATGTTGATCAGCCAAGCCAGCGGTCGGCTGTTGCGGCGGCGTCGTCGTCTGCGATCCAATAAACTTGGAGCGGTGCAAGTCCATACGGACACCATTCTTCCGCGAGAGAGCCACATTAGACCGGTTGCGAGGGCACAGCTGGAACTAGACTTCGTCTTGGACGGCGTGATTAACAAAAGCTGCCAGGCCCTTGAGGCGTGATCCATCGCCCGTATAGGCGATCACCTTCGTTCTGCGCTTGGTTTGTCTTGTTCTCCGAAAGATTCGTGTAGGTCTACCAAGAGGCTTCGCGCTTTCTGCACTCGGTCCATCTCTGCGGAATCAACACCGAGCACTTTGGTCATCGCGGCGAATTCTTGATTCTGCTCATGCGCAGCGGCGGCGAGGATATCACGCACATCGCAGTTCTCGCCCGCCGGCGGCGAGGGCGCCTCACCGAGCGACAGCGTCGTAGGCGACGATGACCGAGTGGCCGCATTCCGTCGGGCGAGTGGGAAAGGCGCGTCCGACAAGTCCGGGGGTTTTACCGACGTCGCCGGAGCGGTGGACTTCTTATTCGGCCGCCGGCCCGGGTTTTTTTTCGGCTGCGAAGCGGCTGGCGGCATGACATTGTTCTGGTCTTCTTGTTGCTCGGGAGCTGGATTGATCGCGCCTCTCAGGGACTCGTCCTGCCAAGCACGCAACCTGGGCAGGACAGGCGGAGAGCCTTTGGCGCGTTCGAAGTAGCCGCGATATGGCTTGTCCAGGTAGTGCCGGATCTTCGTGAGCTCGAACGAGCGCGAGTTCTTTACCATCAAGATCGAGAGGCGCGCGGACATCTCGCGCAGCTCAAGTGCGCTGCGCAGCGGCCGTGGCGTGTAGTGCGGTGACCAGACGCGCGGCGCGAAGATGCCCTGCCCCGGTCTCTGGATCGGTGTCTTGTAAACCTGTGTTGTCTCGCCGAGCATCTCGGATACGAACTCCGACGTGTCGAGATCGTTGATCTGGATGAAAAGCTTAATCTGCGAGCCCGACACAGTCGTCACGCGCGTGTTCTTGCCGTAGAGCTCGTCGAGCTGCGCGATGTCCTGCATCACGATCGCCATGCGGAAGCCGTAGCCCGCACTGATTGTGATCTTCGAGATCAGCGAGTCCATCCGGCCGACATGGTAGAATTCGTCGAGCATCAGCAGAACTTGGTGAGGTTCGTCGTCTCCCGGGATCTTTACCATCATCAGGTCGTGGATCTGCTGGAACAGGATGCGAATGAGCGGCCGGAAGATCGATAGCTCCGCGATGGTGCACCCGATGAAGATCGTCATCGGCTGCCGGCGTAGCTCGCGGATGTCGAAGTCCGACGTCTCGGTCGCCGCCGAGATGAGTCCGTTGTTCCACAGCGACATCGCCATGTTAACGTTGAACACCGCGCTGTTGCGCGTCTCCGGTTCCAAGGCGATGTACTGATTGAAGCTATCGACGACCCATGTCGGCAAATGCTGACGTTCGGTCCGCACTATCGCGCGCAGGACCGATGAAATATCCTTGCCGGTCGTCGTCATCCGCGCGACGGTGCGCATGTGCTGCGCGCTGGCGATCAAAGGCGATGACAGCACGTAGCCGATCAGCGATGACAGTAATAGGCGACCGGCGCCGGCCCACGTGTCGTCGGCTTTCTCCGGAATCACAAAAGAGGCCACTACCAGACAGTCCGTCGCCATGCGCTCGTCGCGGCGCACGAAGTCGAGCGGATTGTAGCGATGCGTGTCGTTTGACCCCGGCGAGAACATGAAGACCTTGTTGCCCATCGCCGCTCGGTGATTGGCCAACGCCTCGAAGTTCTCGCGCTTGGGATCGAAGAACACCGCCGAGCCCTGCCAGAGATAGCCGTTGGGGAGAACAAAGCCGGTGCCCTTCCCCGAGCGCGATGGCCCAACGACCAGGATGTGGGCGGGTTCGTCGGAGCGGATCGTCGCCCCGCCGAGCGTTCCGAGCACAATGCCGCGTTTGGCTGTGAGGCCTTGCTTCGCCGCCTCCATCAATGTGCCAAAGCGCGCGGCGCCGTAGGGCATTTGGCGCCGGTTGACGATGGCGAAGAGCAATCCAGCCAGCCCTAGCGCTCCGACGGTCGCCACGGCGTAGCCAGCGCGGATGAGCGCCTCGACGCGCGTAGGGGCGAACACGAGCCGATCGTAGAAATGCCGCCAGGCAACTAGGAAGAAGTCGGCCGAGCGGTCGGCATTCTGCATCCGGAAGAGAGCCCAACGGGTCGCGCCCTCGCTCGGAAAGCGGCTCGGCGCCCAACGAAGCGCCACGACGACTTCATAGGCCATGCTCCACAGAAGCCAGAAGGCGAGCAGCAGCAAGATCGCGACGCCGATCCTATAGGCGACGACGCGCGCCATGACGGCCTCTCCCTCCGGTGCGCTGCTCCCGCCACTCCGCCATGCGCGAGAAATGCACCGCCGATGTGCCACGCCGTCCGCCGACCTTCGTCTGCTGAATGACGATCGGTAGCACCGACTTGATGTAGGCGACGATCTCGTCGCGGCGCAGGCCGAGCCCGGCCTGCATCACCATCAAGGCGAGTTGCTCGAAGGCACCGGCGGGACTGTCAGCATGCACCGTCGTGACGCTGCCGGGATGGCCGGTGTTGATCGCACGCAGGAACGAGTAGGCCTCGGCGCCGCGGATCTCGCCGAGGAAGATGCGGTCGGGCCGCAGCCGCATTGAGGCCTGCAGCAGCGTCTCCACGGTCACCCGCGCCTCGCCCTGGTCGCCCTTCGAGGCGACGAGCGGCAGGTAGTTCCTCTGGATCGGATTGACCTCGCGCGTGTCCTCGATGGTGATGATGCGCTCCTCTATCGGCACTTCCTTGAGGATCGCATTCAAGAACGTTGTCTTGCCCGAGCTCGTGCCGCCAGACAAAAGGATCGAATAGCGGTTCAGCACCGCAAGGCGGATGAACTCTTCGATCCGGCCGGCGTCGAGATGTTCGCACAGGCGCCCGTCGGTCTCCGACAGCGCCCCCTCCCCCGCTGTTGTCACCTTGTCGAAGGAACCGAGCTTTCGGTAATCATCGAGCCGCATTTCTTTGATGACCTGCTTTCGGATCGCGAATGCGCCGCCCGCTGTCGTCGCCGGCGGCATCACGCCCTGGAAACGTTCGCCTGTCGGCAGCGCGGCCGAGAGCAGCGGATGCTCCTCATTGACGCTCTGGCCCGAGTGACCGGCGACACGTTCAGCGAGATGGCGGATCGCATGCTCGGTGAGACGTGGAACTTCGTGGCGCTCCATCGCCGAACGACCAAAGCGTTCAACCCACACCTCGCCCGGGCCATTGGCGCAGATCTCGACGATCTGGTCGTCGTCAAGCCAGAGGCGGATCGGATCGAGCGCCCGATCAATGAAGACTGTCACGCTTCGCGCCGGTGCGTTCACGCTTCAGCTCCCTCAAGGCTTCCTTGACCGGGTCGGGATAGAGCGCGGAGAAGTCGAGGTCGCGTCGCACGAAGACGATGATCCGTGTCCCCTGATCGAGGTGGATGGTGGGTGGAATGTTGATCGAGTTGCGCAACGCCTCCCGAGCGATGGTGGTGAGGGTCTGCGATACGTTCTGAGCTGCGATCTGCCGCGCCTGCAGGCTCAACTGGTTCTGGTTCAGGCCCGTTTGCGTCTGCGTCACCGCGCCTGTGACGGGATCGGTCGTGGTGATGATCGTGCCGTTGCCGGTGTTGCTGGTGTTCTGGCCGTAGCCGCTCAGAAATTGCGAGACGCCACCGACGAGCGACAGCATGATCGCGGAGCCGAAGCGCTCTAGATAATGGTTGTCGACGAATCCGGCATTGCCGGCGCGGCCGAGATCATCCGTCCCGTTCGAGCCGAGCTGAACGGAGACCCCGTCGGATCGCAGCATGCGCGTCCACACCACGAAGACGCGGGTCTGCCCTTGCGCGATCCCTGACTTGTATTCGCCGACGAGGCGGCTGCCGGCCGGGATCAGCACACGGCGGCCATCGAAGGACCAGACGTTCTCGCTGACGACCGCCCGGACCATGCCGGGCAGATCGCTCTGGAGCGCCGTCTCCAATACGCCGCGGATCATCGTGCCTTGAGCGACCAGCGCATCGATCCGGCTGTTCTTGGTGGCGCGCGATACCTCGACGCCTGCTGCCGAGACCGAGGCCAGAAATCGGCGATTGGGATCGTCGTCCGCGCCCGCCGCCGCACTGCTGGCGTTCTCGGCGTTTCCAGCGGCCGAGGCCGCTGCGTTATCGGTGATCACCTGGGGTGCGCGCAAGCGTTCCCATTTCCGCCGCTCTTCCTCCTGGCGCTGTCGTTCGAGTTCGGCGAGACGACGCGCCTCGTCGTCATTGGGCGGCGCCGCTGCCAGCGGCGGTTCAGGTGGCGGAGGCGCTGGCAGCGCCAAGGGAGGGGCAACCGGAGGGGGCGGTGGGGCAGATTCCGGTGGCGCCCGCGGGATGACGATGGTGCCCTGGTTGGTTTGCGTCCGCGGTCCCGCCAGCGAGGGCGCCGGAAACTGCGTCGTCGTGAACTCCTCCTTGTCGGGCGTCGTCAGCGTGGGCGCGCGCCGCGCCACCGAGTCGTAGATCATCCAGGCGGCGACCAGCAGCGCGCCGATCGGAACCCCGAGCTTCAGGAAGCTGCCGAGCGCGGTGCGGCCACGCGCGACGGAGGTGGCCGCCGCCGCTTCGAGTTCGAATGAGCGATAGTCGTGGGCGCTCGGCATTGCGCGTCAACCTCCCAGAGTCGTGGCCGAGCCCACACGCCGCGGCGCATAGGGTTCGAGTCCGTTCGGTTCATGCACGTTGGTCAGACGGCGATTGAAGACGCAGGTCGATTCCTGGCCGTTGCGCAACGTCCATTGCGGCGAGACCTTGTCGACGATGACGTAAGGTCCCTCGGTCCGGAAATTGACGAGGCTCTCGTTGCGTTCGCCATCGACGATGTAGATCGTCGGCGTCTCGCCCTCGAAGCGGAACCAGGTCTTGGTGCCGTCATCGAACACCGCAACCGGCTTGTTCACCGACGATCCCTTGTAGCCGTAATCGCTGTTGGCGTTGGCGATATTGAGGTCTTTGAGGTTCGGATTGGCGGCGCGCTCCTTCGCTTCGGCCAGGAGCCTGGCGCTCGCCTCATCATCCGGAAACCGGAATCGGACCGCGTAGATCTGTCCGCCCGGCGGCCGCGTGTTCGAGCGCAACAGGAACGAGTAGATGCGCTTGTCGGTGACGACGTTGAGATTCGACTGGGCGTTCTTCTCGACCGGCTTGACGAAGATGATGTCGCCCTTGCGGTTCGGCTCTACCTTCCATGCAATCGAATCGCCGAGCGCCAGCGTTTCGATTTTCTCATCGGATTGCAGCTCGATCATCGTCGAGGTGCCATAGCTGGCATCGATCGCGGTGACGTTGTCCTTGTTATAGATGACGTCCCGCACCCGCGTATCGACGCGACCCGGCCGTGGCAACGCCTCTGCGAAGGCGGTGCCGGCGGTGATGCAGAGTACGACAGTTAACGCGACACAACCCCTGATCATTGCTGCGCCCCTGCGGTGCCCGGCGACGGCGCGGTTTCCTGATCGCGGCGATACTCGAGGACCTGGAAGCCGAGGGGGTTGTCGAACCGCCATTCGTTGCGCATCGGAGCGGAGGTATAGCGGAAGCGCACCAGCGACACCCAGTTGCGGGTGATGATGTTGGTCGAGGATTTCTCCTCGGTGGAGAAACGCGCGAGCGCCGTGCGGTTGTTCGGGAAGGTCACGGACTTGATGTTGACCGAAATCACGGTATTCGAACCGAAGACTTTCACAGGGTTGTTGGGGTTGGCGGGCGAATAGATTTCGGTCAGTTCGCGGCTTGCATCCCCACTCGCCAGCAGTTGCGCCAGATTGAAGTTGTCCTTGAGAGCCTTCGGATCATAGGTCTCCCGCGCCTTGATGTAGCGAACGACATTGAAGGTCGTCACCGCTTCGTCTTGGCTCAGCGGGCCCTCGGCCATCGGGCGCTTGATTTCGACAAAGCCGGTGGTCTTGTCGACGACCACCATATACGGCTCATAGGTCTTGAGCGGCACCAGCAAGGCCAGCGTGCCAAGCGCGCCGACGGCTACGATCGTCATCACCGCGGCGACGATCCAGGCGAGCGCCCGGGAATTACGGTTGCGGCGCGCGATATCGCGCTCCCATGTCGCGCCGTCGGCATAATAACGCGGATCGACCCGCGTGGGCTCCGCAGCGGTCGTGTCCGTCATGGCCGGTTTCCTCCACTCGCCGTCGGCAGCACGCCGGGATTGCGGAGCTGGTCGGCCAGACGCCGGAATTCCGCCGACTGCGCCCAAGAGGCGGCGCGCAAGCCAACACGCGCGCGTTGGCGGGACGCCACCTCCTCACGACGCGACATCGAGGCAGGATTGAGCGGGTTGCGGAAAGCAAGCCTGGCCCGGTTTGCGGCCGCGCCGAGCCGATAGCCGGTTGCGGTCGCCAGCACGGCGCCGATGCGCGGTGCGAAGATCGGAACGCCGCCGGCGATCGCCGCCGCCATATTGTTGATCTGGCTGAGCAGCAGAATGCCGATGATCGCGAGCAGCACGACCGGGCCGATGGTCGCCCAGGTCGCGGACTTGGAATTGGCGACGCCGTTGAGCGTATCGATCGTCTGCTGGATCAGCGAGACATAGAAGGCGAGGAACGCATAGACGAGGACCTGCACCAGGAAATACTGCACCAGCGCGCTGAGCCAGCCGCTGAAGAATCGTGTCGTCACGCCGAACAGCAGCAGGATGATGAACAGGGGAGCCAACGCCAGCAGCAACCACATGAACATCTTCGACAGGACGATGAGAAAGATCGCAAAGCCGATCAGCACCGCCATCACGACGTAGAACACAGCGGCAAAGATGTAGGGCCCCCAATTGGTGATGCCGGCGTTCTGAAGGAACGCTTCGGTCGCGCTGTTGGTTGTGTCCCACATGTTCTGCAGAGCCGACTGCACGCCATTCACCGACGTCAGATTCACGGACGTGCCGGTGTTGTTGGCCGTTGTGACGGCGCTGAGCAGCGCGTTGCCGATGGCGGAGGGACCGTCGTTGAGAAAGTTATACGCCAGCGTCTGGAAGTCGCCCCACTTCGTGGCCATCGCGTAGATCAGCATCGCGCGAAACAGGCGAAACGCATGGTCAGCGGGACCGCCCGTCGCGGTGCCTTGCCAGATGCCGACACCCCAGAAGATCACGTAGAGCGTGAGCAGCAAGCCGGCGACGCTGGTCGCGCCGCCCGAGGTCGCCGCGTTTGCCAAGGCCTGGTAGGCGGTCGATACATAGTTCTGACCGAGCTGGTCGACCGATTGAAGAAGCGAGGTAATGCTGAAGCTGTTTCCCATTGTTTCTCTCAGATCGGCCGCATCGGGCCGCAGCGGTCGAACCTTTTCAGAGCATCAGCCTCGGCAGGCGGCATCGCGTCTGAATAGGCGAGCGGCGCTCCGCCCTCATCCGGCGAGCAAGGCGCTTTTAGGGGTTTGTAGGCGCAGCCCGCGAGCAACGTCGCCATCAGCGTCATGAACGCAAACGAAGTGATCAGCTTCATTGCGCTGGCGCCTTCGGCTGCGTGAACGTCATCGCTCGCGAAGCGGCCTTTGCTGGCTCGTCCGGCGCGCTGGTTGCGCTGACGCCCGCTGCCGGTGCCGGCGCGCGGTTGAAGCTATAGCGAGCGATGACGACGATAGCGATCGCGACGATGGCGATAAGGATGGCAATACGTTTGGACAAGCTTCGCTCTCCCGCTCGGCTTACTGCTGTGTGAACTTCATGGCGCGGGCGGCGGACGATTCCGCCGCGATGCGATCGAGATTGGCCTGATTGGCGGCGGCCGCCGCATTGTTGACCACGCCATTCAGCTCATTGATCGTTTGCCCGGTCTGTATCTGGACTTGCGTGTTCTGGTCGACGCTACCCTTGAGGTCCTGCGCCTTCCCAATCTGTTGGCCGCCTTGCGTGAAGGCAGACGATCGCTGCTGTACCGCGCTCTGGGTCGAGTTGATCAGTCCGGAGAGGGTCGCGGCAACGTTGACCGAATTCTTGTAGGCGGTATCGGCCGGATGGGTCTGGCCGCTGACGAGACCCGTGATGGTCTGCACCAACTGCAGGCCGTTGATGAGGCTCGACACGATGTTTTGAGATGCCGATCCCATACCCGCGAACGACAGGGCCCCGCCGGAGATAACCGACCCCAGGGAGGGCGCCTGCGCCATCGAGAAGCCGCCGCCGAGCGCCATCTGCGCGAGCGTGCCTTGCGCCTGGGATGAGCGATCGCCGGTAACAGCCTGCAAGGTCTTCTGCGTGAACTGGAGGATCTGTTGATCCGCGGTGAGGATCTGCTGCGTGCTGGTCGCGATCTGCTGCGCCTTCGCGAGGTTCGCGTTGTCGAGGACTGGCACCTGCGCCATCGCCGGCGGCGACCCTGCGAGAGCCAATGTCCACACGGCGAGCACGAACATCCAGCGCATTGGAGTCTTCCTATCGGCTGTTGGCGGAAATCGCGGCAAGCGCCGCTGTCACGTCGGCGACCGTCAACGCTGCGTTCACGCCGACATTGCCGGCGCTGGCAGCATTCTGCGCCTGGGCGAGGTAGAAGATGACGTTGCCATCAGTGTCGACGTAGCGCGCGCTGACGCAAGACGGATCAGGCGATGAACCGGGCGGCGTTGTCGAGCAGGCCGTCGGCGTCCGACAAGGATTGCTTGCCGTTCCCGACCCGGTCATGCCGACGGGGCAGACCGGGCCTGAGGTCACTGGCGCGGGGCTGGCCGTTGCGCGCATGCCGAGCGCCGACCGGCTCATGTCGCTCGTCATTGCCAAGTTCAACGCGTTGAGCGCGGTCACCCAGAGATTGGCCGAGCCGATTGCGCTGTTCCAGGCGAGGTTGTTTTGCAGCCGCGCCGCGCTGTTCATGTCGATCGCGGCCATCACCGTCGGCGCCGTTCCGACCTGCTGGCCGGCTGCCTTGAATGCCGATTGGGCCGCCGTCATTGTCGAGCCGCTGGCGCCAAGCCCCGCCACCACGTCTCCGCTCGACTTGAACAGGGTCTGGCTGTTGAGCGCCGCACCCTGGGCGGATGGATCGGGCGTCGCCGGCAGGTCGGGACCGTAGGTCTGGATCGCTTGGCTGCCAGCGCCGCTTTGCGGCTGCACGGTGGGATTGGTGATGGTCGCCTTCTTGCCGGTCGTCACAGCGCATTTGACGCCGCTATTGGCGTCCTGCCGTTGCGTCGTCACCGGCACGAGCTTCACGGTCGTGCTGGCGGTCTGCGAGCGCTGCGTCAACTGCGCGGCGTCGTCGACGGGGATGTCCGCGAGCGCGGGAGCGACGCCGCACAAGAGCATCGCAGTGGTGATCGCGATTGGGAGCTTCATGCCTCGCTCCTTCCCATGAAGATCGGCAGCCATACGGCGGGGTCGTCGCCGACGCGCGCGCGCAGCGCGTCGAGCTCCGCAACCGTCTCGGTGCGCCCGGACAGGACCTTGATGAGGTCGGGCATGCTGGCGAGATTGAGCCGTGCCACGACGCTGTCGCGGCCGTGCTTGATCAGGAACGAGCGGCTCTCCGGGACCGTGCCGCGGATCCAGGCGACCTCGCGTCCGGAGAGGCGAAAGGCTTTCTGGTAGCTCTCGTCGTCGGCTTTCGGATTCGGAAAGAAGATGTTCGTGCTCGTCTGCTCGATCAGCGTGTTCGACGCCTTCGATCGCACGATGTCGGCTGCTGACTGCGTGCCGAACCCGACGATGCCGTTCTGCTTGCGGATCGTCTTGAGCTTGTCGCGGATGAAGAACGCGAAGACGTCGTCGTCGAGGAGCCGCCATCCCTCGTCGAGGAAGATCATTACGGGATCGCCGGTGAGGAGCTCCTCCGTCCGGTGAAAGATGTACATCAGCGCCGCGGTTCGGATCGCCGGATCGTCCAACACCCGCGTCATGTCGAATCCGAACACGCTCGACAACGAGAACTGATCCTCCTCGTTGTTGAACAGCCAACCCCGCTGGTCGGGGCGC
This genomic interval carries:
- a CDS encoding type IV secretion system protein — translated: MGNSFSITSLLQSVDQLGQNYVSTAYQALANAATSGGATSVAGLLLTLYVIFWGVGIWQGTATGGPADHAFRLFRAMLIYAMATKWGDFQTLAYNFLNDGPSAIGNALLSAVTTANNTGTSVNLTSVNGVQSALQNMWDTTNSATEAFLQNAGITNWGPYIFAAVFYVVMAVLIGFAIFLIVLSKMFMWLLLALAPLFIILLLFGVTTRFFSGWLSALVQYFLVQVLVYAFLAFYVSLIQQTIDTLNGVANSKSATWATIGPVVLLAIIGILLLSQINNMAAAIAGGVPIFAPRIGAVLATATGYRLGAAANRARLAFRNPLNPASMSRREEVASRQRARVGLRAASWAQSAEFRRLADQLRNPGVLPTASGGNRP
- a CDS encoding type IV secretion system protein; the encoded protein is MRWMFVLAVWTLALAGSPPAMAQVPVLDNANLAKAQQIATSTQQILTADQQILQFTQKTLQAVTGDRSSQAQGTLAQMALGGGFSMAQAPSLGSVISGGALSFAGMGSASQNIVSSLINGLQLVQTITGLVSGQTHPADTAYKNSVNVAATLSGLINSTQSAVQQRSSAFTQGGQQIGKAQDLKGSVDQNTQVQIQTGQTINELNGVVNNAAAAANQANLDRIAAESSAARAMKFTQQ
- a CDS encoding type IV secretory system conjugative DNA transfer family protein, translated to MARVVAYRIGVAILLLLAFWLLWSMAYEVVVALRWAPSRFPSEGATRWALFRMQNADRSADFFLVAWRHFYDRLVFAPTRVEALIRAGYAVATVGALGLAGLLFAIVNRRQMPYGAARFGTLMEAAKQGLTAKRGIVLGTLGGATIRSDEPAHILVVGPSRSGKGTGFVLPNGYLWQGSAVFFDPKRENFEALANHRAAMGNKVFMFSPGSNDTHRYNPLDFVRRDERMATDCLVVASFVIPEKADDTWAGAGRLLLSSLIGYVLSSPLIASAQHMRTVARMTTTGKDISSVLRAIVRTERQHLPTWVVDSFNQYIALEPETRNSAVFNVNMAMSLWNNGLISAATETSDFDIRELRRQPMTIFIGCTIAELSIFRPLIRILFQQIHDLMMVKIPGDDEPHQVLLMLDEFYHVGRMDSLISKITISAGYGFRMAIVMQDIAQLDELYGKNTRVTTVSGSQIKLFIQINDLDTSEFVSEMLGETTQVYKTPIQRPGQGIFAPRVWSPHYTPRPLRSALELREMSARLSILMVKNSRSFELTKIRHYLDKPYRGYFERAKGSPPVLPRLRAWQDESLRGAINPAPEQQEDQNNVMPPAASQPKKNPGRRPNKKSTAPATSVKPPDLSDAPFPLARRNAATRSSSPTTLSLGEAPSPPAGENCDVRDILAAAAHEQNQEFAAMTKVLGVDSAEMDRVQKARSLLVDLHESFGEQDKPSAERR
- the virB9 gene encoding P-type conjugative transfer protein VirB9 encodes the protein MIRGCVALTVVLCITAGTAFAEALPRPGRVDTRVRDVIYNKDNVTAIDASYGTSTMIELQSDEKIETLALGDSIAWKVEPNRKGDIIFVKPVEKNAQSNLNVVTDKRIYSFLLRSNTRPPGGQIYAVRFRFPDDEASARLLAEAKERAANPNLKDLNIANANSDYGYKGSSVNKPVAVFDDGTKTWFRFEGETPTIYIVDGERNESLVNFRTEGPYVIVDKVSPQWTLRNGQESTCVFNRRLTNVHEPNGLEPYAPRRVGSATTLGG
- the virB10 gene encoding type IV secretion system protein VirB10, translated to MPSAHDYRSFELEAAAATSVARGRTALGSFLKLGVPIGALLVAAWMIYDSVARRAPTLTTPDKEEFTTTQFPAPSLAGPRTQTNQGTIVIPRAPPESAPPPPPVAPPLALPAPPPPEPPLAAAPPNDDEARRLAELERQRQEEERRKWERLRAPQVITDNAAASAAGNAENASSAAAGADDDPNRRFLASVSAAGVEVSRATKNSRIDALVAQGTMIRGVLETALQSDLPGMVRAVVSENVWSFDGRRVLIPAGSRLVGEYKSGIAQGQTRVFVVWTRMLRSDGVSVQLGSNGTDDLGRAGNAGFVDNHYLERFGSAIMLSLVGGVSQFLSGYGQNTSNTGNGTIITTTDPVTGAVTQTQTGLNQNQLSLQARQIAAQNVSQTLTTIAREALRNSINIPPTIHLDQGTRIIVFVRRDLDFSALYPDPVKEALRELKRERTGAKRDSLH
- a CDS encoding virB8 family protein gives rise to the protein MTDTTAAEPTRVDPRYYADGATWERDIARRNRNSRALAWIVAAVMTIVAVGALGTLALLVPLKTYEPYMVVVDKTTGFVEIKRPMAEGPLSQDEAVTTFNVVRYIKARETYDPKALKDNFNLAQLLASGDASRELTEIYSPANPNNPVKVFGSNTVISVNIKSVTFPNNRTALARFSTEEKSSTNIITRNWVSLVRFRYTSAPMRNEWRFDNPLGFQVLEYRRDQETAPSPGTAGAQQ
- the virB11 gene encoding P-type DNA transfer ATPase VirB11, whose protein sequence is MNAPARSVTVFIDRALDPIRLWLDDDQIVEICANGPGEVWVERFGRSAMERHEVPRLTEHAIRHLAERVAGHSGQSVNEEHPLLSAALPTGERFQGVMPPATTAGGAFAIRKQVIKEMRLDDYRKLGSFDKVTTAGEGALSETDGRLCEHLDAGRIEEFIRLAVLNRYSILLSGGTSSGKTTFLNAILKEVPIEERIITIEDTREVNPIQRNYLPLVASKGDQGEARVTVETLLQASMRLRPDRIFLGEIRGAEAYSFLRAINTGHPGSVTTVHADSPAGAFEQLALMVMQAGLGLRRDEIVAYIKSVLPIVIQQTKVGGRRGTSAVHFSRMAEWREQRTGGRGRHGARRRL
- the darG gene encoding macro domain-containing protein; the protein is MITFTTGDILDADADALVNTVNCVGIMGRGIALQFKNKFPGNFKAYAAACDRHEVQPGKMFVHETGKLSPRYIINFPTKRHWKGKSRIEDIETGLEDLVRVIGQFKIRSIAIPPLGSGLGGLDWDNVRPKIVQALENAPDVVAMIYEPSGAPDSAALARNRTVPNMTPGRAALVILVQRYLNGLMDPFVTLLEAHKLMFFMQEAGENLRLKYRKANYGPYAENLRHVLSSIEGHLISGYSDGGDDPTKRLSLVPGAFEDADRFLEDQSETRLRFDRVAELVDGFETPYGLELLSTVYWVATNEEAQSLSDLQSKLYAWNERKKQFSPDQIALALKVLIERGWVDRKVHVDQPSQRSAVAAASSSAIQ